DNA sequence from the Gemmatimonadaceae bacterium genome:
GCGAGCGCGGCTTCCGCTTCCTCTCGACTGCGACACAACACCACGGCATCGTCGGCGTATCGCACCATTACCAACCCGGCTTCGCGCATTTCAACGTCCAGCTCGTGAAGGTAAATATTTGCGAGTAAGGGACTAACCACTCCCCGAACGCAAAAGGT
Encoded proteins:
- a CDS encoding reverse transcriptase domain-containing protein, with protein sequence MAARQPPVTPMIRQAAKVTFCVRGVVSPLLANIYLHELDVEMREAGLVMVRYADDAVVLCRSREEAEAALA